TAAATGCCCAGGTTAATATTGTCACTACTTTCCGGTCTAAGGTCTGGATTGGACTGAACCAATAACCCATCTCCAAACATCTCTTCAGCTTCTTGCAAACGGTATGCATGTTCATAAGAAGCTTTTATACCCAGATCCTTTGCTAATTTATAGCGTGAGGCCACTCCGTAACCATAATTACTGAAGGTTGTATCTAACTGGGTTAAAACATTACTAATGTATTTGTTGCGTTCTAATCCAAGGTGATACAGTTTTCCGAAAAAAGTATTGACTAAGGTTTTGTTTAATAACTCTTGCTGATAGGCAAGCCCAAGGATCTGCTTGTCCAGTCGGCCTGGCATACCATCTTTATTGGTGAAAAGTTCATTGTAGGTTTCATTTTTCAAACGGTCGATAGTATAATTGAAATTAACCGAATGCCCTTGAGAGATGGTGTAGCTTAAGTTTGCCCGTCCATAAATTCTTGGCCTGGTAATATTATTTATTGTTTTTACACTGTTCCCAAGCTCGTACACACCTTTATTCTGCCATGCACCATCCCAATAGTATTGTCTCATTAAAGTATCTGCAGTTTTTAAAATATCTTTCGATTGAGATGCGAATACGCTTAGATTTAAGCCCTGGACAAAAATGTTATCTTTTTTGTAGCGTAACGAGCCATTAAATGCCTTACTTTTCCTGGTTACATTTCCATAAACTACGTTTTGGTCAAATCCTGTCTGCAATTCCTGTTCAACCTGGTTGTACCCAAAGCCGGCGAACAATACGTCTGCCCATTTCTTATTAACCACACCAAGTTCAACTTGTCCCATTGCAGATTGATATGCATCATGAAATCGTTTGAAGTCTCCCTTTATAAATTCGGCATTATTAGGGTCGGTGATTTCTTTGCCGTTTTTAATAGCGTCTCTAAGATAATCGACACCCCTCATCATATAGTTGTTGTCTGAGTAATTAAAGAAGCCCCCCCCTTTTAAAACCAGTCCTGTTTTTTTATCCGCATATTGTGCAGTAAGTGATGACCTGTGCGTATTAAAAGACCCGTAACTATGACTTAGGTCCAAATAATTGGTCACCTGCTGATTGGTTACCACATTTACAGCTCCGCCCATTGCATCGGCACCAAGTTGAACCGGAACTACGCCTTTATAAACTTCCAGGCGTTCTGCCAGGTTAACCGGAATGTTATTAAGAGACATTGCACTTCCCATCACCTCCGTACGGATACCGTCAATAAAGAACTTAACTTGTTTTCCAGATAAACCATTTATGGAAAATTTGAAGTCAGACCCTAAACCTCCCTGTTCGCGAATCCGGACACCAGTACTTCTGTTGAGGACTTGGTTCAGATCAGCGGTACTATTAGCAAACTTCTTAGTATCGATGGCATTAACAGCGAAACCTGATTCTTTAATTTCCTGAGTTTTAGTTTTGCCATTAATATTTACATCATGCAATTGCTGAAGATCTTTTTTTAGCGAAAAATTTACATGGAGGGTTTGACCAATTTTAATGACAATCGATTTTGTCTCTTTTATGTAGCCGAGAGAAGAAATAACTAAAATATAAGTACCAG
The nucleotide sequence above comes from Pedobacter sp. MC2016-14. Encoded proteins:
- a CDS encoding TonB-dependent receptor; the encoded protein is MLYRKFLLLILLITFSVSAFAQNTAVISGNIKDENEGIANASVLLKGTKLGTTSNAQGNYQLNNLPAGTYILVISSLGYIKETKSIVIKIGQTLHVNFSLKKDLQQLHDVNINGKTKTQEIKESGFAVNAIDTKKFANSTADLNQVLNRSTGVRIREQGGLGSDFKFSINGLSGKQVKFFIDGIRTEVMGSAMSLNNIPVNLAERLEVYKGVVPVQLGADAMGGAVNVVTNQQVTNYLDLSHSYGSFNTHRSSLTAQYADKKTGLVLKGGGFFNYSDNNYMMRGVDYLRDAIKNGKEITDPNNAEFIKGDFKRFHDAYQSAMGQVELGVVNKKWADVLFAGFGYNQVEQELQTGFDQNVVYGNVTRKSKAFNGSLRYKKDNIFVQGLNLSVFASQSKDILKTADTLMRQYYWDGAWQNKGVYELGNSVKTINNITRPRIYGRANLSYTISQGHSVNFNYTIDRLKNETYNELFTNKDGMPGRLDKQILGLAYQQELLNKTLVNTFFGKLYHLGLERNKYISNVLTQLDTTFSNYGYGVASRYKLAKDLGIKASYEHAYRLQEAEEMFGDGLLVQSNPDLRPESSDNINLGIYYSFQLREHKFFVEASGFYRNAVDFIFTVPDERSKLFKNENKSNVRITGFESEARYAYADLMSLNLNVTYQNAVNTTKYANPGSTTIENTYLNKIPNQPWLFGNADFSIGKNNILGKDTRLQFNWYTQYVHWFYLTWANRGAVQGKSDVPTQYIHNAAISYSCSQGKYNIALECKNLTNILAYDNFRLQKPGRSFSVKMRYFIK